A single window of uncultured Methanospirillum sp. DNA harbors:
- a CDS encoding MBL fold metallo-hydrolase, with product MRLREIDRVRITVLVDNYTDLLRADSSSVVTRPDLQNGEVLLAEHGLSLHITAWSGDESLSVLMDAGASKVALLYNAALLGISLHDIAALVISHGHDDHVGSLVDVLELSEKPVPVYIHPGSFSRRQKRFSDKPFVDIAPPDKAACMDAGAELLFTSGPTLLWQDRILITGEIARTTVFEQSNPVYYVEVSDSSDSWVPDLFHDDQAVILNLKGKGLVIITGCAHAGVINTVQYARAITGIDKIYAVIGGFHLSGPFFSRIIDPTVATMQKIHPGYVIPLHCTGWEAINRFIEMMPDQVVLNTVGSVYTF from the coding sequence ATGAGACTCCGGGAGATAGATCGCGTCCGGATAACGGTGCTTGTTGACAACTACACCGATCTTCTCAGGGCTGATTCCTCGTCGGTTGTAACACGGCCGGATCTACAAAATGGGGAGGTTCTGCTGGCGGAACACGGGCTTTCTCTTCATATCACCGCATGGTCAGGCGACGAGTCACTATCAGTTCTGATGGATGCCGGTGCTTCAAAGGTCGCCCTTCTGTATAATGCGGCACTTCTCGGAATATCGTTGCATGATATCGCTGCCCTTGTGATAAGTCATGGCCATGATGATCACGTAGGTTCTCTGGTAGATGTTCTTGAACTATCTGAGAAGCCGGTTCCGGTGTACATTCATCCCGGTTCTTTTTCGAGGAGACAGAAGCGGTTCTCTGACAAGCCGTTTGTTGATATAGCTCCTCCTGATAAGGCTGCATGTATGGATGCCGGTGCAGAACTTCTCTTCACGTCCGGCCCAACACTGCTGTGGCAGGACCGGATCCTGATCACCGGGGAGATTGCACGCACTACTGTGTTTGAGCAGAGTAATCCTGTTTATTATGTGGAAGTGTCTGATTCGTCTGACTCCTGGGTTCCTGATCTCTTCCACGACGATCAGGCAGTCATCCTCAATCTGAAAGGAAAAGGTCTGGTAATCATCACCGGGTGTGCCCATGCAGGTGTCATCAATACGGTCCAGTACGCCAGAGCGATCACTGGCATTGACAAGATCTATGCAGTCATTGGTGGATTCCATCTGTCTGGTCCGTTCTTCAGCAGGATCATCGATCCAACGGTTGCAACGATGCAGAAGATCCATCCCGGCTATGTCATTCCCCTGCACTGCACCGGCTGGGAGGCTATAAACCGGTTTATCGAGATGATGCCTGATCAGGTGGTACTCAATACTGTCG
- the atwA gene encoding methyl coenzyme M reductase system, component A2: protein MTRLITIENLTLAFDETPALKNVSFTLDEGEILGIIGRSGAGKTILIHLLRGIDQPPTSGRIIYHIAACPSCEYVTVQSHADQKCPKCSGILAAMDVDFWSPDQELMKRRITSRNAIMFQRTFALYGNDRVIDNVLHALDDTGYPAGKAIARAADLIDQVRLSHRMMHIARDLSGGEKQRVVLARQLAKDPFCLFADEPTGTLDPKTAFLVHKMLKEAAAASGMPMVITSHFTQILDEVVTTAILLENGEIKASGSPHDVMATFMKGFHDDEVFCSVECGTPILQARDLVKQYVSLDRGLIRAVNNIQFEVNHQEIFGIIGTSGAGKTTLSKMISGIIEPTSGELNIRVGDEWVDMTKPGYDNRGRAKQYLGLLHQEYDLFPHRTVLDNLTDAIGLEFPKELAIQKAIITLKMAGFTAEKSREILNRLPGTLSEGERHRVALAQVLIREPTIVVLDEPTGTMDPITKVDVKHSILHSREEMEDTFIVVSHDMEFVREICDRCALMRFGKIIKIGPTAEVLAEVTEEERQTMANE from the coding sequence ATGACCCGGCTCATTACCATAGAAAACCTGACTCTGGCGTTCGATGAAACGCCAGCCCTGAAAAACGTCTCTTTTACCCTTGATGAAGGAGAGATCCTTGGCATCATCGGCAGAAGCGGTGCAGGAAAGACGATCCTTATCCATCTGCTCCGTGGCATTGATCAGCCTCCGACCTCCGGGCGAATTATCTACCACATCGCTGCCTGCCCGTCCTGTGAGTATGTCACTGTTCAGAGTCATGCCGACCAGAAATGCCCGAAGTGTAGCGGCATCCTTGCAGCAATGGATGTGGACTTCTGGAGTCCTGATCAGGAACTCATGAAACGGAGGATAACCTCACGCAACGCGATCATGTTCCAGCGTACCTTTGCTCTGTACGGGAATGACCGTGTCATCGACAACGTCCTCCATGCCCTTGATGACACCGGGTACCCTGCCGGGAAAGCAATAGCCCGGGCAGCAGATCTTATCGACCAGGTGCGACTCTCACACCGGATGATGCACATCGCCCGTGACCTGTCAGGCGGTGAGAAGCAGCGGGTTGTACTTGCAAGGCAACTGGCAAAGGATCCTTTCTGCCTCTTTGCAGACGAGCCGACCGGAACACTGGATCCCAAGACCGCCTTTCTCGTCCACAAGATGCTCAAGGAGGCTGCTGCTGCATCAGGGATGCCGATGGTCATCACCTCACATTTCACCCAGATCCTTGACGAGGTCGTGACAACGGCTATTCTTCTTGAAAATGGCGAGATCAAGGCATCAGGCTCTCCGCATGATGTCATGGCCACCTTTATGAAAGGGTTTCATGATGACGAAGTGTTCTGTTCAGTTGAGTGCGGAACGCCGATCCTTCAGGCCCGGGATCTCGTGAAACAGTATGTCTCGCTTGATCGCGGGCTTATTCGTGCGGTCAATAACATCCAGTTTGAAGTAAACCACCAGGAGATCTTCGGGATCATCGGGACATCAGGAGCCGGAAAGACGACACTCTCGAAGATGATATCAGGCATCATCGAGCCGACCAGCGGTGAACTGAATATCAGGGTCGGTGATGAGTGGGTTGATATGACAAAGCCCGGGTATGACAACCGTGGGAGGGCAAAGCAGTACCTCGGTCTCCTTCACCAGGAGTACGACCTCTTTCCGCACCGGACCGTGCTTGACAACCTGACCGATGCCATCGGGCTTGAGTTTCCCAAAGAACTTGCCATACAGAAGGCCATCATCACGCTGAAGATGGCAGGATTTACAGCCGAGAAGAGCAGGGAGATTTTGAACCGGCTGCCAGGAACACTAAGTGAGGGTGAACGTCACCGTGTTGCCCTTGCCCAGGTTCTGATCAGGGAACCGACCATCGTTGTTCTTGATGAGCCGACGGGAACGATGGACCCGATCACAAAGGTTGATGTCAAGCACTCGATCCTTCATTCACGTGAAGAGATGGAGGATACGTTCATTGTTGTGTCACATGACATGGAGTTTGTCAGGGAGATCTGCGACCGCTGTGCTCTCATGCGGTTTGGCAAGATCATCAAGATCGGTCCTACTGCAGAGGTACTCGCAGAAGTGACAGAGGAAGAACGACAGACGATGGCGAATGAATGA
- a CDS encoding DUF2124 family protein: MKNSTLQGIPGMLRPFKEYLETWNLPEGAEVVFFGVPGTCTPFVELLCYAVRNLPCRFLFVPYLRENESREMTYTEGLGFQLGEPCQIRNPSIIIFMGGLAMPGVPVKIEEAEALLSAYPDVASAGICFMHMFQKSGWLDKISFDLLIDATLNVDITVE, translated from the coding sequence ATGAAAAATAGTACTCTTCAGGGAATTCCTGGAATGCTCAGGCCCTTTAAGGAATATCTTGAAACGTGGAACCTTCCAGAAGGTGCAGAAGTCGTCTTTTTCGGAGTGCCCGGGACATGCACACCCTTTGTGGAACTGCTCTGTTATGCGGTCAGGAATCTTCCCTGCAGGTTTCTGTTTGTCCCGTATCTCAGGGAGAACGAATCACGGGAGATGACCTACACCGAGGGTCTCGGGTTTCAACTTGGAGAGCCCTGCCAGATTCGCAATCCCTCGATCATCATATTCATGGGGGGGCTGGCAATGCCTGGTGTGCCGGTGAAGATAGAGGAGGCAGAAGCACTCCTTTCTGCATATCCTGATGTCGCATCTGCAGGGATCTGTTTCATGCATATGTTCCAGAAATCAGGCTGGCTTGATAAAATCTCCTTTGATCTCCTGATCGATGCAACTCTTAACGTCGATATAACCGTTGAATAA
- a CDS encoding NifB/NifX family molybdenum-iron cluster-binding protein, protein MKIAIAKDGSSVSGHFGHCEGFALYSGENGTVRHEGDLVNGQGHGAAVSILVAQGVTHILSGGMGQRARDMLEEQGIASILGVQGSLDQAASDFFSGKIVDDAPLCTHSGCAETDDDSAGSCTCSCHQKN, encoded by the coding sequence ATGAAGATAGCAATTGCAAAAGATGGTTCATCCGTTTCAGGTCATTTTGGCCACTGTGAGGGGTTTGCCCTGTACTCTGGTGAGAATGGCACCGTGCGGCATGAAGGCGATCTGGTAAATGGTCAGGGACATGGTGCTGCTGTCTCCATTCTTGTTGCGCAGGGTGTGACCCATATTCTTTCAGGAGGAATGGGGCAGCGTGCACGCGATATGCTTGAGGAGCAGGGCATTGCATCGATCCTTGGTGTACAGGGATCACTCGATCAGGCAGCCAGTGACTTCTTCTCAGGGAAGATCGTGGATGATGCACCTCTCTGTACTCATTCGGGATGCGCCGAAACCGATGACGACTCGGCAGGATCATGCACCTGCTCATGCCACCAGAAGAACTAA
- a CDS encoding DUF134 domain-containing protein — translation MMMVDPSDDELNAPRRGRPRGKRGPIGCGPLKCYGPQCDIWDEKLRVLLRPDEIEILRLVDLEGLEQEEAAQKLGISRKTLWKDLHEARKKVTDALVNGKTIEISGCPRRNEGVCPRRDMTVCPKHDGGICPRGHTPADDEEYE, via the coding sequence ATGATGATGGTTGATCCATCTGATGACGAGCTGAATGCCCCACGGCGGGGGAGACCACGAGGAAAAAGAGGACCGATTGGGTGCGGCCCGCTCAAGTGTTACGGCCCTCAATGCGATATCTGGGACGAAAAACTGCGTGTATTGCTTCGGCCTGATGAGATCGAAATATTGCGACTGGTTGATCTCGAGGGGTTGGAGCAGGAAGAAGCGGCACAGAAACTGGGTATCTCCAGAAAGACACTCTGGAAAGACCTTCATGAGGCCAGAAAAAAGGTTACTGATGCTCTTGTGAACGGAAAAACAATAGAAATCTCCGGCTGTCCCCGCCGGAATGAAGGGGTATGTCCCAGACGCGATATGACAGTCTGCCCAAAGCATGACGGTGGTATCTGTCCTCGAGGTCACACTCCCGCCGATGATGAAGAATATGAATAG